The DNA region CAAAAGGTATATGTTCtaagatttggaacttaagcctggaggctTCGTTGGTTTTGGAGGAAACCAGAAgggaaagatcattggctctggaaccattggtaacggtaaacttccttatattactaatgttcttttagttgatggtctAATGCATAATCTATTGTCTATTAgccaacttagtgacaatggttatgatatcatctttaatcaaaagtcttATAAGGTTGTTAGTAAGAAAGATGAGACAATCCTTTTTAAcggaaagaggaaaaacaacatttataatATTAGACTTTAtgatcttgaagatcaaaatgtaaaatgcaTAATGTTTgttaatgaagagcaatgggtctggcatagacgtttgggtcatgttagcatgagaatgatttctcagctaaataagcttaaATTAGTCAGAGGTCAACCCAAACTGAAGTTCGtttcagatgctctttgtgaagcatgtcagaaaggcaagttttctaaaacaactttcaaagctaaaattgttgtttctacctctagatCGTTAGAACTTatgcacattgatttgtttggaccagtgaaaactgcttctatcaatggaaagaagtatgggttagtcattgttgatgactacagtcgttggacatgggtaaagttcttgaaacacaaggatgagtgACACTCTGTATTTTCTACcttctgctcactagtgcaaacaaaaatgaattgcaaaatagtcaaagtaagaagtgatcatggtggcgaatttgaaaataaacattttgaaaatatttttgattcaaatggtatttcccatgatttctcctgtcctataagtccacaacaaaatggagttgtagaaatGAAGAATACGACGTTGCAAGAAATGGCCTGCACCATGATCCAATAAACTAATACGGCTAAGCATTTCTGAGCAGAAGCAGTCAACACAACGTGTTAtattctgggtaagactccttatgaattgtggaagaacagaaagcccaacatttattactttcatccttttggatgtgaatGCTTTACGTTAAAgactaaagagaatcttggcaagtttgactctaaggcacatAAGTGTTTACTGTTAGGATATTCTGAACGCTCTATAGGCTAAAGAATCTTTAATACAGAAACACGAAttgttgaggaatcaattcatgttatattcaatgataagcttgacctagaaaagtcaaagctagttgatAAATTTGCAGATCTGAAGATCAACCTTTTAGAATCCCAAGATATTGTCTATggagaaaaagactcagaaggCAAAGCCAAAGAATCTGAAGAAACGACTCAACCAGAAGCAATCATTGATCAAACTTATTAGAAGAAGAAGAGTAAATCAAGAACCTCTCATTCTAAAGAACTGATTCTGAGAGACAAGAATGCTCCAATCAGAACTAGATCGTCATTCAGACCCTCTGAAGAGACTCTTATAGGTTTGGTatctctgatagaacccacatccattgatgaagctcttctggataatgaatggattctggccatgcaagatgaactgaatcagttcaccagaaatgatgtttgggatcttgttcagaaaccaaaaggcttcaatgtcattggaaccagatgggttttcagaaacaagctgaatgagaaaggcgaattcgtcagaaacaaagctcgactggtagcacgagtttatagtcaacaagaaggtatagactatacataaaccttttctctagtttccaggttagagtctatttgtcttttattttcttttgcagtcaatcataacatcatacTTTATaagatggatgttaagagtgcattcttgaatggttatatttctgaagaagtttatgtgcatcaacctcctggttttggaagttctcaaaatcctgattttgtttttaaattgaaaaaatctctgtatggtctaaagcaagctccaagagcttggtatgatacACTAAGAAACTTTTTGCTAGAAAATGATTTTTCCAGAGGaaaagtggacacaactctcCTTTGCAAAACCTTCAAGAATGACATTCTGGTTGCGCAAATAcatgttgatgacattatttttggttttGCTAATGCGTCATTGTGCAGGGATTTTGCTAAGTCTATGCAGGCAGAATTCaaaatgagtctgatgggagaactaAAGTTATTTCTAGGAGTTCAAATTGATCAAAGACCAGAAGGCACATATATTCATCAAAAAAATATACAAATGAACTTCTGAAGAAATTCAACTTATCAGAATGTAAGCTagcaaagactccaatgcattctacatgcattctggagaaagaagaggtaagcagtaaggtaaatcagaacCTTTTCAGAGGTATGATATATTCTCTTCTATATCTAACAACTTCTAGACCTGATATCTTATTTAGTGTCTtcttatgtgctcgcttccaatcagatcatagggaaactcacttaactgttgttaagagaatctttaggtatctgaaaggtactactaatcttggtttattttatagaaaatcaagttAGTATAAATTAGCAGGCTATTGTGACGCTGACTATGCTGGAGATAGAATTGaaagaaaaagtacttctggaagtttctaatttctgggagacaacttaatctcatggtccagcaagagacagtcaacaattgcgCTATCAACAGCTGAAGTTGAATACATCGTAACTTTtggatgcaacactcagatactctggatgaagagtcagctggaagattatcagatatctgagagtaacattcctattctctgtgataatactttTGTTATTTGTTTATATAAGAATCATATCTTGCATTCTAGGGTtaagcatattgaaataaaacatcactttttacgtggctatgttcagaagggaatttttcacttaaaatttaTTTATGAAACCCTttgctgaagatagattcatATTCATTCTTAAAAATCTATTTATGAAACCttgtccagaatgaaaagatgttATTCAGAATGTAAAGTCTTTAGAACTCTAgattagattctgagattgtTATGCTTTCTGACTCTGAAACTTGaagctttctgaagtaaggaagttttcatgaatcagaaagCTTCTGATCAGAAGAAGTCTTATCGATTTGTCTTCCTGATTCTGAACTATTAATGTATTTAATGGTTGTCTTGTCGTTTGATTTTGTGTGGTTCTTAGTGGAGACAACTatcccactttctgagcatgtGTGATTAAAGTGTGACACATTGGGTTTaacaattcttggaattaggtcTAAAACTTTACACTTCCCCTCATGACTGCACACACCTTTTTGTCATCATTGCAACAAATTTCTATTTAAACCCatttcactcacattttcacactacgcACACATTTCTCCCACACTTTCAAGTTTTTCAAACCtcaaactctctctctctctctctcttcaaTTGTTCTTCATCTTTATCTTCATCCTCTCTCAATGGCTGAACAACAATCATTCATGGCACAACAATCTTCAGAGACAGCTGAACAACAACAACTCTCTCAAAGTAGATCAAAGGTTGCTCAACAACAACTAGTTCAATAACAATTTCAACAACTACAACTAGATCAGACTAGATCTCATCCTAGATCTGTATCTATTGAATGGACTCCTTAAGTCAAGCAAGAAATAAACGACAGTACTACTCTAGTGAAAAATTATCCTATTTTTACGAAGATCGATCCACCAGATATTTTAGCACATTACATGGAGATCTGTCTTGAAGAGGGTATCAATCCGATGGTAGATCCCTTAAATCTTCGGGATGACTACCTAGCTATTTCGTCGCCTCCTACTTCTTCCCAAAACCCTTAGTTTTTCTCTAATATCTTCGCACGTGTGTGTATTTTATTTTTCTTGCTGCATTTCGTTTGTAGTTCTTTTTAAGTACTTTGTTATTCCGTCTTGATGTTTACGAATTGTACTCTGCACTGCCTGTTGGCATTTTTTTTAATCAATGAAATTGTTTTGCTTCTCTTTATTTgttttgtattttatctttttgattgatgacaaatGGGTAGAAAAAATAACCTTCTAAAGGGGAAGAATTAAGtgtttattttgatatctaaTTTCTTAAGTAAAAACCCAAACATTGTTTAAATGTTTCTGTTAACAAATACTTCGAGAAAAGTTTGTTAAGTATTTTTGCAGGTTTAACTCTCAAGAATCAGAATGGTTCTCAAAGAAGTTTCTGAAGAAGGGTCTTCAAAGAAGTTTCTGAAGAAAGGTCTTCAAAAGAAGTTTCTGAAGAAAGCTCTTCTAAAAGAAAATTTTATGAAGAAAGGTCTTCTAAAGAAAAGAAGTTTCTTAAGTAATATCTATCAAAAGGATGATGTTATCAACTAGTGCTCTGGAAAACATCAActaacaatattgtatttgtgtgagaacaattttggtacccttATGGTTTtttattgtgtagctttaacaaccagttttgattctgatcatatgatgtgcaacatcattAGTTTCTAAACTTTGCGTTCCAAATCCGCATTCTGCGCAAcaattagaagttctgaaagacgcCAATATTGCTACTGCAATGTTTTTTCTGCTTTTGTGTTATTTCACCCatcagaagcttctgaggagactctatattgttgttgcaatgttctctcagtttttgcttctggacgtgactctgatcaacaaacttctgaagaatggcaagcttatGGAGTTGTATTATGTagttgaagattctgaagatctcaagacagACGATTGAAGTTACCACTCATActtcaatcatcttttatcaTATGCCAATGAAtatgaagataagatcaaatgaGAACGTGATAAAATAGTACATAGTATAAACCAAACAATCTTTCCACTATCTGCTTTCGTGGGCAAGGTCTGTACTATtcatcacacatgtcactgaaTATGTAGGCGAAAAGACAGTACATGGTATCATTCCTTTCTCATTCAATAGTGGACAACCACTCAAGGAGCTTTCCCCATTTTTCTCTCCAACGGTTATATGCTTACACTATATAAGCATacattggagacttgaagaagATGCTTATCTACACAAGTATTTTGACAAACtatttttctttgtgaaaagctatcatcttttgtatatagtgttctttaagtatttattattcatttgtgtaaaatatgCTTTTGTAGAAGCATTTTGTAACACATAAATTATTActcaaactatttgtttgattccttaaggaggttatccttgagaagacaaagaaagttgttctttaTGAGTCCGtgaggagactaaggtttagttggatcctagagaagacaaagaagttcattctttgtgtttattgtaatctattgattatagtggattaagcccttgtgtataaggcaaatcatcttggcgggtggactggattaactttgagtttcaagcgaaccaggatacaaatctttgtgtttttatctcttcagtgttaaacttgttagtggtgtttttgttttggaaaaaacTTTTTCTTataaaacccaattcaaacccccccatttcttgtgtttttcacaccttcaaacTTCACCTTATGtacccacttcacatcaattTCCTTCTTTCCTTGAGGCAATTCGAAAGTGACCAGGTGTTGCTGTCTTCGATGGACTTGAGttcctcattcattgctttcacccCCTTCAAATCCTTTAATGCCTTAGCTGCATTGACTGGTTCTAAATCTGCATAGAAAGCATATTATGACAACCCACCTTCATCATCGACCATATCATCTtatgtaatcacacattcttgaaaccttgcaggcatgtgtcttgttctttgaggcCTGCTTATGCTTGCTTGACATCTaacttcttcttgtcgaacttctctttcgacttcaaTTTCAGGttcttcacataagattctcactaAATCCTTCTTGACATCttcagtccaatcccattccttaagctcatctatgatcatgtctctgctgatcactacttgcttgttTACTGGGTCGAATAAATTGTAATCTCTAGTCGAATGAATCATATTAGGATCATCTGattcgacttgtcatcaagtttttTTCTCAACTGGTCAGGCACATGTCTATGTTCTATAGATCCAAATACTTTCAGATGACttaagctaggcttgacaccagaccaacattcttctggcgtaattccttctagcttcttcgtcgggCATCTGTTCAAAATATATGTTATTGTCGACACGACTTCTCCTCATAGTTCTTTGGGTAGATGCCTGTCTTTCAACGTActtctcaccatgttcatgatGGTTTTGTTCTTCCTTTATGTTGTTCCATTCTACTGCGGAGTATATagtggcaccacctcatgcacaatcccttaTTTCTCACATAAGTTGTCGAAGTCTTTCAACATATActctccaccaccatcagtcctcataatcttgagctttcgaccatagacttaaacttggaaaatacctcgatcacttcacttttccTCCTAATCAGGTAAGTccacagttttcgactgaaatcacatatgaatgtgacaaagtgtctgttacctccaatcgaatccacctgaataggaccacacacatcagagtatatgacttcaaggatttccttcgacttgcttcctgcatccttgctaaagttgttcttgtgttgcttCACCTGCACACATTCTTCATACACTTCATTTGGTATGTCGATTTTTGGtaaccctgaaaccatatttcttcttttcagatctctgatgtctttgaaattgagatggccacGTCTATAGTACCATATCCATTCATCCCTGCTAGTTGCAGTTGCAAGGAACttgtgctccatcacattaagttcaatcctgaaggttctattctgagacatagttgccttcaagattaaccttccacttgagtcgagaactctcatcatcttgtcttcgatcgacattttgtagttcttttcgaccaactgccatatgctgagcaaattattttcatgcctggtatgtacagAACATTGGAAATTATGGACCTTTTGCCATCTTTCCTCACAATCAaaacatcaccaataccttcagctgctagagtattATCATTTGCAAGTTTTACCATGTTTTTCATTGAGGTttcatgttgacaaaccaatctttcctaccagtcatgtgtgattagcatcctgagtccaagtaccattgtTCCTGGAATTTTTCTTtatctcttgttgtgaccatcaacaatatctcttcttcttcatgctttgcaaactttgcatcagtttcctgattcttctgtttttcaggacaatcacttgagtagtgaccatacttctgacaattgaaacactgaatgtgacttttgtcaggttttcgACCACCACCTTTTCCTCTACCTGCACCACCACCTCCTTGGTTGCTTTGGTATGAGGGTCTTCTTTGGTTCGACCAACCTCTTTCTTGCTGATTTCGACTAGTCGAATTGTTGTATCCTTTTTTTACCTTTTTTGTCGACCCACTTCCCTTtgcctttcttttctcttgttgATTGCGCTTGTAAAGCCACATCACTATCCGACTTGCCTGCagctctttcatccattctttgttcatgagattcaagcgtcccttgaagctcttcctttgtcaatgctgacaaatctttcgactcttctatggctactaccacgtggtcgaactttggagccaatgaactcaagatctttgaaacaactgatcttgatgtcaacacttctccacataccttgatttgattcaccaatttTGTAACTCTAGTGAAAAAATCGGTTATGCTTTCActgtcttccatctgaagcaattcatacgttcttttatgagtttgtaacttcacctctttcaccttctctccgcctccaaacgattttttcataatttttcaTGTTTCCTTCACTGATTcaacatcactaaccttttcaaaattatcggaagaacacattgatggattataaagagagatttataatctttcttcttcaattctttgtgtgTAGTATTTTCTTCATCCATCGTGTTTGTTACAAGCGGTCTCACTCcctccttcacaagatcccaaagatcttgatagaaaaagacaacatttatctgcttgcaccaattctcgtAATTCTGATTCTTCAGAATTGGGAGACTCACCGAAAAATATCCGTTCAGATGATTCATCACCATTTTGTTTTGCTTCCCACAAATCGCTCAACCAGTGCTttagataccagatgttggaattAAATCCAAAATTTTGAGTAATTTCGAGTTAATCTTGATGAGCAAGATTCAATCAATCGATCGCATTTCCacttgttcttcactcttcacttgagtgaatcaaccaaccttgATTGCAAGATTGTATCGCTGCACACTGATGATaaaaacaagaaaagaaaattgaataAGAAAGAAGATTAGGGTTTGACAGAAATTGGGGAAGATGATGATTTATGCAGAGTCTCTCTCTGTCCATAGTCTGTGAAAAATCTCGCTAATTTTACAACTGCAGGTGATTACAAGATTGTTATGAAAATAGGGGTTACTCCCTCTAGTTATAATTGGGTTGACTCTCCCTAAACTAAAGCTCAAAAATTGACCCAAAATACATATTTTGGTCTAAATCGAAATTCTGTGTCAAACAACctgcttcgacacttcgacatcTAATATAACTCGACACATACTATATATTTCGACACATCCTTATTTCTGTCGAACAGTATCTGCTTCGACACAAAAAATTACAATTCAACAAGAAGAAGGAATTCATTAACACAATTCTTACCATTATATATAGGCATTTTATAAAGCTCATATCATGATTGACAAAGCtttgcatttgtgtgttgttGAAAGTGCACATGAATTTTGTCCCATAGATACCACGAGCTCTCACATCCTATACCGCAGAGTAAACATTTCACAAGAAATGATGGATTGCAACCACATAAGGAGAAACGATAGTGTTTGCTTCTTCAAGAGTGAGACACTTCACAAGAATAAAAGAACTGAGTAGAAAATAACTGCAATTTATGAGCGTTGATTACAAACTACACTTGTTGACACCATAGCAGAAAATGATTTTTTTTCCCACTCATTCAATTTTACTAGCAACTAGTAACTAATAGTTATAATTTCATGCAAGATCACAGAAATGATCATTGATTGAAACAGAGTCAACATTATGATATTAACACACATAAAGATGATAGAATAATTCTGAGCTACTAAAGCTCATACATACAACACAAATTCATTAACAGAAACCAACATAATTGCACAAAAGGCCAATGAATCAGCTTAGTTCATTCCACTAAGCCACTCCAACAATGTCAAAGGTTCACTTGCACAAGAAACAACTCCACTGGTCTAAACATAAAGCAACAATAACATCTACTTTACACTGATAGGTTTGAAAGAAAAACAATTTTTTACTATCACAAGTTGTAAATTATTTACTACTTGGAGAAGGGCCGCCAAAGAGATAATCTAAGGAAGATCCACCACCCGGGGCAGCGTGAACTTTTGTCGAGGGTCGATCCTGCACCCAAAAGTAAACCATTGTATTACTAGTCGTTAAAAAGAAGATATTGCATTCATGATTCATGCAAATGAAAATAAGAAGTTAGTTAACAAGGGCATACAGTGAGGAAGTTGCCACAGTTTTGGCCATCGGCACGATGGTAATTGTTCTTGAGACATCCAGGAATTCCAGCTGGAGTTTCCTTATCGATCGGTGGTGAAGCAACCCTAACCGGTGAATCAACACCAGCTAGTGAAGCAATAGTAGCCGGTGGAGCAACGGTAGCATTTTGCAAACGCCCGCCACTTGAAGGTTCTACTTGATTATTTGCACGCTGAGCATTGTTGGTAGGCTCTCCGGTACCGAATAGATAACCCAAGGAACTCTGACCGCCACCGCTACTCACACCACGACCCATTTTCAAAGTTCCCGTGGCAAAACCTACATAGCAACATCACATTTTTTCTTCAAAATGCAAGACTCTTCAACTAAGAAAGATTTGACAAAAAACAAACATATCTGGAACAAAAAGATGCAGCTAGAATCTCAAGAACAAAACAAATATGGAAATGAAAAGCACGAGAATTGGCAAAACGTGTGGCATCAACACTTCATACTCAAAAAGTTTGTCAGATGTCCGACACGACTCGACACAAACACATAGTTACATTCAATTGCTTctattttttcaaattattatcaGAGTCAATGTATTGAGAGTGAAACCAAGAAAGTAACATTAGATCAATAACTGTTCCGATCAGAATCAAATTCAAAATCTCCAGATCCACAACTTTAAACAACTTAAGCATGAAAAACACATACAAACAGATCATGCAACAACATTGATCCTAATATCCAATTAAAAAAAAACCAAACCCCACCATTTCAAAACATCATCCAaactaaataaaaaaaattaacaaatCTAATCTGAAAAAAGAAAGAAACCAACCCCACAATTAAACTAATAGTCAAAAACTAATCCAAACAGACATTGAAGTAAATCAAAACAAAAAGCAATATCATTATAAAGTATAAAACAACAAATGAAACATAAACAATGAAAACATAGAAGTGTAATTGGGTAGCTCATGGTGTGGATCTAAATGGAAAGCAATAAAGAAATGAGATCTAAAGTTTGTGTACCTTGATGAGAAACGAAGTCGGTGGCTTGAGAAGTGAAGTGAACCACACTATGCAACAGCTATGTTAAGgatatatagatatatatttATTAAGGAgccattttttttttgaaaatatattAGACAGTCACTTTTTTTTTAAGCTCAAAGTTACAATCATACTAAAAGTTTGGTAAGTGTGTTTATTTGTGTTTAGGAGTACAACTTGTGCTTCTATTTTTCATAATTGACAAGGTCATTTTGAATTATGCATCTTTAAAGTTTTGGATTTCCTAAAAAAAAAATAAACTTTGGATTCCAACTTAACacataaaaatatatataaagaTTTCATCCTTATAAGTTGGTGTTTTTTACCTTCACTTTCGCTATTTTATTTGGTCTATTACGTTAATTTATAACAAAAAAAGTTAAGTTTAGATGAAGTGACGTAACATTAAGATCATTAGTGTAAACCTGAGTTAATATACATAgttaaaaattaaattaatttaaaatagaaataaataaagGTTCTTAAAATCTAAATTAATCTAAATAAAAATTGTAAATTAATGAAAAATTGAAAAATcgtaaaaataaaataaatctaACTTGATTATAGATTTCACTTTAGTCTCTTCTTTAATAAATGTTACTAATTGATCTCTTAAGAATACTTCTATTAACTAAATTGACCATTTATGTTAGActttgtaaaaaaaaaaaaagtggTATGAGAAcaaagcatttgataagaagaTGAGTAGGTAATGTAGTAGAAACACACTATAAAAAAAACACACCAAAAGTGCTGAGGTTTTAAATCTAATTTGAGGGGTTTCGCCCTCCGTTTTAAATCTAATTTGAGGGGTTTCGGCCTCCACAATTGCATAAATACATAATGTTTGTTAAATTGCCTAAAATGATGATATTGAGGTTGAACTTCAAAGAAGCATAATATGTGGATTATTTTATGAATTTAAATATGATTGTAGATTATATGCCCAAATTTGTCAAAGCTTCAGCTCTGTTATTGATTTtaaaacaattcaaccccccccccccccccccccctccttcttgtttttctctaccttcaattggtatcagagcttcggctctgttattgattttcaattgaaggtagagaaaaacaagaaggAGGGGGGGCTAAACCTCTAGTCTTcgatggagagaaatttgattattggaaagacagaatcgaaagcTTCTTCCTAGGATATGACGTTGACTTATGGGACATggttacaaatggttatgaaccacctGTATCTGCTCCTGGTGTTGTCATTGCTAGAAACAAAATGagtgatgatcagaagcgtgacttcaaaaatcatcataaagCCAGAACAATTCTGTTGAATGCTATATCCTATAATaaatatgaaaagatcaccaacaaGGAAACAACTAGAAGAAATATTTGATTCCCTAAAGATGACTCATGAAGGCAACAATCAAGTCAAAAAGACTAAGGCTCTGGCCctaatccaaaaatatgaagccttcaaaatggaggatgatgaagctgtaaaggtaatgttttctagatttcaaactttaattgcaggactcgAGGTTCTGGgcaaaggatacacaactgcagatcatgtcaaaaagattatcataagtctgccaaagaaatggaaACCTATGGTCACTGCCttgaagttatcaaaggatctgaacaacataagcctaTAAGAACTCATCAGCTCCCTCAGGAGTCATGAGATAGAGCTAGAGGAAGACAAacctaaaaagaaaataaaatcagtGGCTCTGAAGTCCATATCAGAAAGACGAaagccagaaaggaacaaagTCTTTCAAGCAGAAGAAGAAGACGACGATGATTCTTAAAAGGTCGAttatgatgatgaagaagagttatctcTTTTATCCAGAAGAGtcaaacaactctggagaaaaaggaataacaatTTCAGAAGGCCCAGACAGAAGGGAGATCGTTCATAATCAACCTCTAGAAGTAGACCAAACAAAGAGGTAActtgctatgaatgtaaagaactAGGACACTATAGAAACGAATGTTCAAAGCTCAAGAAAGATAGTCCCAGAaaagaaggattcaagaaaaactcctccaaaactaagaagggactcatggctacctaggatgactctgaatctgacGCCTCAAAATCCAACTCTGAAGAGGAAAAGGCAattgttgcattcatggctaccacatctaGAAGTTCATCCGAAAGAGAATttgactctgaagaggtattttctgatctcTCTCGCTCTGATCTAGACGCCTGTTTATCAGAATCTCTAAGCTCCTATCAGAAGCTTCGATAGAAATTCAAGATCCTAAAAAGGGTCCATGAAGAAACTGTTcaagaatgtgataagcttgagatagAAGTTTTGAACTTAAAGGAAACATTTTTGTCCTGGAAAAGGAAAATTAATTTTCAACcaaaaaatgtttaaaacttgaagaaactctttcCAAAGCTCCACCAACTTCTGACACcatcatatacaaatatgaaaggcgtttcagaaatttctgaaaaatgggcttgaaagaagcaaaatggcttctatgatttaCGGTGTTAGCCAaaataagaaaagaggaattggatatgactctgatgaagatgaaAAAATACCTTATGCAGAGGATAAgcctaaatctcctttttcatatcattacacactTGAACAAACACAAAGATTTAATAATGATAGAAAATCCAAAGTTTCtagaaactctgggagaactaatcataaaggacccaaaagattctgggtaccaaaagatgaaatagt from Lathyrus oleraceus cultivar Zhongwan6 chromosome 1, CAAS_Psat_ZW6_1.0, whole genome shotgun sequence includes:
- the LOC127121210 gene encoding protein SPIRAL1-like 3 → MGRGVSSGGGQSSLGYLFGTGEPTNNAQRANNQVEPSSGGRLQNATVAPPATIASLAGVDSPVRVASPPIDKETPAGIPGCLKNNYHRADGQNCGNFLTDRPSTKVHAAPGGGSSLDYLFGGPSPSSK